Proteins encoded together in one Variovorax paradoxus window:
- a CDS encoding nitrate regulatory protein encodes MKSGLNFLIAARKCEIDELDQLARTSDLVGLIARLVHALQRERGMSNVFLASRGVRFADQRDPQIAECLALEQEVRAGFDQLETEGRPGATAGNSARLFSRIAWVLPGLDGLPALRRRVAALELTPAQATAAFAKLVAGLLAVVFEAADGATDPEISRLLVAMFNFMQGKEFAGQERAFGAASLAVGRTDEAQRQQWLHLIELQERCFQVFIDFSSSGVLALWHQGQSDAFMAEIERLRRMSVTSAQAASGAAPDARLSQNWFDCCTRRIDAMKTVEHRLAEELRELCARKIAQARGELQEYQQVLGTLAPQAEGAIFFDETGTEATAPAQYGRHLERSVLDMVQEQSHRLQAMSEELETVRASLNERKLVERAKGLLMAHRRMSENEAHKMLLQTAMNQKRRLVDVAESMLAMADYLPLDTTSRR; translated from the coding sequence ATGAAATCCGGACTGAATTTCCTGATCGCCGCCAGAAAGTGCGAAATCGACGAGCTCGACCAGCTCGCGCGCACCAGCGACCTGGTCGGGCTGATCGCGCGGCTCGTCCATGCGCTGCAGCGGGAGCGTGGCATGTCCAACGTGTTTCTCGCCTCGCGCGGCGTTCGCTTTGCCGACCAGCGCGACCCGCAGATCGCCGAATGCCTGGCACTCGAACAAGAGGTGCGCGCCGGATTCGACCAGCTCGAAACCGAAGGCCGCCCGGGCGCCACCGCAGGCAACAGCGCCCGCCTCTTCAGCCGCATTGCCTGGGTGCTTCCCGGCCTGGACGGCTTGCCCGCGCTGCGGCGCCGCGTGGCAGCGCTGGAGCTGACGCCCGCGCAGGCGACCGCCGCTTTCGCCAAGCTCGTTGCCGGTCTGCTGGCCGTGGTGTTCGAGGCCGCCGACGGCGCCACCGACCCAGAGATTTCGCGCCTGCTCGTCGCGATGTTCAACTTCATGCAGGGCAAGGAGTTTGCCGGCCAGGAGCGCGCCTTCGGAGCCGCGTCGCTGGCGGTGGGGCGTACCGACGAAGCGCAGCGCCAGCAATGGCTGCACCTCATCGAGCTGCAGGAGCGCTGTTTCCAGGTCTTCATCGACTTTTCGAGCAGCGGCGTGCTAGCGCTGTGGCACCAGGGCCAGTCCGACGCCTTCATGGCCGAGATCGAGCGCCTGCGCCGCATGAGCGTGACCTCGGCCCAGGCGGCTTCGGGGGCCGCGCCCGACGCCCGGCTGAGCCAGAACTGGTTCGACTGCTGCACCCGCCGCATCGACGCCATGAAGACCGTCGAACACCGGTTGGCCGAAGAACTGCGCGAACTCTGCGCCCGCAAGATCGCGCAGGCACGCGGCGAGCTGCAGGAATACCAGCAAGTGCTCGGCACCCTCGCGCCGCAAGCCGAAGGCGCGATCTTCTTCGACGAGACCGGCACCGAGGCCACGGCACCGGCCCAATACGGCCGGCACCTCGAACGCTCGGTGCTCGACATGGTGCAGGAGCAATCGCACCGGCTGCAGGCCATGAGCGAAGAACTCGAGACCGTTCGCGCCTCCCTCAACGAGCGCAAGCTGGTCGAACGCGCCAAGGGCCTCCTGATGGCGCATCGGCGCATGAGCGAGAACGAGGCGCACAAGATGCTGCTGCAAACCGCCATGAACCAGAAGCGCCGCCTGGTGGACGTGGCCGAGTCGATGCTCGCCATGGCCGACTACCTGCCCCTGGACACGACATCGCGGCGCTGA
- a CDS encoding CmpA/NrtA family ABC transporter substrate-binding protein → MTDLLKTRLSRRRVLQAAAIGAVGIDPALRAAVWAQGSDKPEKEEVKIGFIPLTDCASVVMASVLGIDKKYGVKIVPSKEASWAGVRDKLSNGDLDMAHVLYGLVYGMHLGLSGPKKDMAVLMTLNNNGQAITLSKKLADKGAVDAASLAKLIATEKREYTFAQTFPTGTHAMWLYYWLASAGIDPFKDVKNITVPPPQMVANMRVGNMDGYCVGEPWGQRAIMDGIGVTAITTQDIWKDHPEKVLGTTGDFVKKYPNTARAVTAAIIEAGKWIDTGLQNKNKMAETIADKSYVNTSVDAINQRILGRYVNGMGKSWDDPNHMKFYNGGAVSFPYLSDGMWFLTQHKRWGLLKEHPDYLKVATEINRIDIYKQAATATQTPVPKDVMRTSKLFDGTVWDGKDPKKYADSFKLHV, encoded by the coding sequence ATGACCGACCTGCTGAAAACCCGCCTCAGCCGCCGCCGCGTACTGCAAGCCGCCGCCATTGGCGCGGTGGGAATCGATCCCGCCCTGCGCGCTGCCGTCTGGGCCCAGGGCTCCGACAAGCCGGAAAAGGAAGAAGTGAAGATCGGCTTCATTCCCCTGACCGACTGCGCCAGCGTGGTGATGGCCTCGGTGCTCGGCATCGACAAGAAGTACGGCGTGAAGATCGTGCCCAGCAAGGAAGCCAGCTGGGCCGGCGTGCGCGACAAGCTCTCCAACGGCGACCTGGACATGGCGCACGTGCTCTACGGCCTGGTCTACGGCATGCACCTGGGCCTGAGCGGCCCCAAGAAGGACATGGCCGTGCTCATGACCCTCAACAACAACGGCCAGGCCATCACGCTGTCGAAGAAGCTCGCCGACAAGGGCGCGGTCGATGCCGCCTCGCTCGCCAAGCTCATCGCCACCGAAAAGCGCGAATACACCTTCGCCCAGACCTTTCCCACGGGCACCCACGCGATGTGGCTCTACTACTGGCTGGCCTCCGCCGGCATCGACCCTTTCAAGGACGTGAAGAACATCACCGTGCCGCCCCCGCAGATGGTGGCCAACATGCGCGTGGGCAACATGGACGGCTACTGCGTGGGCGAGCCGTGGGGCCAGCGCGCGATCATGGACGGCATCGGCGTGACGGCCATCACCACGCAGGACATCTGGAAGGACCATCCGGAGAAAGTGCTCGGCACCACGGGCGACTTCGTCAAGAAGTACCCCAACACCGCACGCGCCGTGACCGCGGCCATCATCGAAGCGGGCAAGTGGATCGACACCGGCCTGCAGAACAAGAACAAGATGGCCGAGACCATTGCCGACAAGAGCTACGTCAACACCAGCGTGGACGCCATCAACCAGCGCATCCTGGGCCGCTATGTCAACGGCATGGGCAAGAGCTGGGACGACCCCAACCACATGAAGTTCTACAACGGCGGTGCGGTGAGCTTTCCGTACCTGTCGGACGGCATGTGGTTCCTCACGCAGCACAAGCGCTGGGGCTTGCTGAAGGAGCACCCGGACTACCTGAAGGTGGCCACCGAGATCAACCGCATCGACATCTACAAACAGGCCGCCACTGCCACGCAGACGCCGGTTCCCAAGGACGTGATGCGTACCAGCAAGCTGTTCGACGGCACGGTGTGGGACGGCAAGGATCCGAAGAAGTACGCCGATTCTTTCAAGCTGCATGTCTGA
- the ntrB gene encoding nitrate ABC transporter permease, with protein MVSAVFHSPMDASLPLPRAGEGRSEGVPRAEAAPLPTPLLKVEKEQKQRTSVDLRAFWMRVLPPLAGFGLLVLIWELVAMKSTTGFPSPLATWQQALTVFSDPFYSKGPNDQGVGWNVLSSLQRVALGFGLAAAVGIPAGFAIGRFEFLSRMFNPLISLLRPVSPLAWLPIGLLVFKGANPAAIWTIFICSIWPMVINTAVGVQRVPSDYMNVAKVLNLSEWKIFTKILFPAVLPYMLTGVRLAVGTAWLVIVAAEMLTGGVGIGFWVWDEWNNLNVANIIIAIFVIGIVGLVLEFALIKLATAFTFEEVKS; from the coding sequence ATGGTCAGCGCTGTATTTCATTCGCCGATGGACGCATCTCTCCCTCTCCCGCGTGCGGGCGAGGGCCGCAGTGAGGGCGTACCCCGTGCCGAGGCTGCCCCCCTCCCCACCCCACTCCTCAAAGTGGAGAAGGAGCAAAAGCAACGCACATCCGTCGACCTGCGTGCCTTCTGGATGCGCGTGCTGCCGCCGCTCGCGGGCTTCGGCTTGCTGGTGCTGATCTGGGAGCTGGTCGCCATGAAGAGCACCACCGGCTTTCCGTCGCCGCTTGCCACCTGGCAGCAGGCGCTCACGGTGTTCAGCGATCCGTTCTACAGCAAGGGCCCGAACGACCAGGGCGTGGGCTGGAACGTGCTCTCGTCGCTGCAGCGCGTGGCATTGGGCTTCGGGCTCGCGGCTGCAGTCGGCATTCCGGCTGGCTTTGCCATTGGGCGCTTCGAGTTTCTTTCGCGCATGTTCAATCCGCTGATCAGCCTGCTGCGCCCCGTGTCGCCGCTGGCCTGGCTGCCGATCGGCCTGCTGGTGTTCAAGGGCGCCAACCCGGCCGCCATCTGGACCATCTTCATCTGCTCGATCTGGCCGATGGTGATCAACACCGCCGTGGGCGTGCAGCGCGTGCCGAGCGACTACATGAACGTGGCCAAGGTGCTCAACCTGAGCGAATGGAAGATCTTCACCAAGATCCTCTTCCCCGCCGTGCTGCCCTACATGCTGACCGGTGTTCGCCTGGCGGTGGGCACCGCCTGGCTGGTGATCGTCGCGGCCGAAATGCTCACCGGCGGCGTCGGTATCGGCTTCTGGGTGTGGGACGAGTGGAACAACCTCAACGTCGCCAACATCATCATCGCGATCTTCGTCATCGGCATCGTCGGCCTGGTGCTGGAGTTTGCGCTCATCAAGCTTGCAACCGCGTTCACGTTCGAAGAGGTGAAGTCATGA
- a CDS encoding ABC transporter ATP-binding protein: protein MNDDSKYIEIHDVEQRFKTAKGSFLALRGINLNVAKGEFITLIGHSGCGKSTLLNLIAGLTTPTQGVLLCANREIKGPGPERAVVFQNHSLLPWLTCFENVYLAVERVFAATENKAQLRARTDAALAMVGLAPAAQKRPGEISGGMKQRVGIARALSMEPKVLLMDEPFGALDALTRAKLQDELLGIVQKTQSTVVMVTHDVDEAVLLSDRIVMLTNGPAATIGEVLKVDIARPRNRVELAEDPAYVHARKAVIDFLYTRQAHVEKVAA, encoded by the coding sequence ATGAATGACGATTCCAAGTACATCGAGATCCACGACGTCGAGCAGCGCTTCAAGACGGCCAAGGGCAGCTTCCTCGCGCTTCGGGGCATCAACCTGAACGTAGCCAAGGGCGAGTTCATCACGCTCATCGGCCACTCGGGCTGCGGCAAGTCGACGCTGCTGAACCTGATTGCCGGACTGACGACGCCCACGCAAGGCGTGCTTCTGTGCGCCAACCGCGAAATCAAGGGCCCCGGCCCCGAGCGCGCGGTGGTCTTCCAGAACCACTCGCTGCTGCCTTGGCTCACCTGCTTCGAGAACGTGTACCTTGCAGTCGAGCGCGTCTTTGCCGCCACCGAGAACAAGGCGCAGTTGCGCGCACGCACCGATGCGGCGCTCGCGATGGTCGGCCTTGCACCGGCCGCGCAAAAGCGCCCCGGCGAAATCTCGGGCGGCATGAAGCAGCGCGTGGGCATTGCACGCGCGCTCTCCATGGAACCCAAGGTCCTGCTGATGGACGAACCCTTTGGCGCCCTCGATGCGCTCACGCGCGCCAAGCTGCAGGACGAACTGCTCGGCATCGTGCAGAAGACGCAGAGCACCGTCGTCATGGTCACGCACGACGTCGACGAAGCGGTGCTGCTGAGCGACCGCATCGTGATGCTCACCAACGGTCCGGCCGCCACCATCGGCGAGGTGCTGAAGGTCGATATCGCACGTCCGCGCAACCGCGTCGAACTGGCCGAAGACCCGGCCTATGTGCACGCCCGCAAGGCCGTGATCGATTTTCTCTACACGCGCCAGGCGCACGTGGAGAAGGTTGCGGCCTGA
- a CDS encoding type IV pili methyl-accepting chemotaxis transducer N-terminal domain-containing protein, with the protein MMSLLVVLPNDFAESEPLPEPLQQALASAGVAAVERGTCHTLVQKVGALAPQQVIAWLPAPAQQLQALLDALGGWKGAPPCALGLVSASLDSAQHEALVALGVHAWLPIEAFGGASLRAVMALAQARREREAALRTELDGLRTRMDERKWVDRAKGLLMSSRGIGEDEAFGLLRGAAMHANLRLGEVSRSVIEAAQWADAINRAGQLRMLSQRLVRIAAQMLAGIDVQRARVLRTQSVERVQQNLDHLATLELGAPGAGALGDVQAAWSGLSAALAARAVPQALADIDKLGDELLAAAEALTDALEASGARRALRIVNICGRQRMRAQRLAKDALLASALAAGASRERLLPTMNEFEAALLELERAPLSSPDIRAALAAARDEWLRLVGGVQALESPEGRATLVRSSEALVDTFERLTAWYEHSLQVIMS; encoded by the coding sequence ATGATGTCCCTTCTTGTCGTTCTGCCCAATGATTTCGCCGAGTCCGAGCCGCTGCCGGAGCCGCTCCAGCAGGCGCTGGCGAGCGCCGGCGTCGCTGCCGTCGAGCGGGGCACCTGCCACACGCTGGTGCAGAAGGTGGGTGCGCTTGCACCGCAACAGGTGATCGCCTGGCTGCCCGCACCGGCGCAACAGCTGCAGGCGCTGCTCGATGCGCTCGGCGGATGGAAGGGCGCGCCTCCTTGCGCTCTGGGCCTCGTCAGTGCGTCGCTGGACAGTGCCCAGCACGAAGCGCTGGTTGCTCTGGGTGTGCATGCGTGGCTGCCGATTGAAGCTTTCGGCGGCGCGTCGCTTCGTGCGGTGATGGCGCTGGCGCAGGCCCGGCGGGAACGCGAGGCCGCTCTGCGCACCGAACTCGACGGCCTGCGCACGCGCATGGACGAACGCAAATGGGTCGACCGCGCCAAGGGCCTCTTGATGTCGTCTCGCGGCATCGGCGAGGACGAGGCCTTCGGCTTGCTGCGCGGCGCGGCCATGCATGCCAACCTGCGGCTGGGCGAGGTGTCGCGCTCGGTGATCGAGGCTGCGCAGTGGGCCGACGCGATCAACCGCGCCGGGCAATTGCGCATGCTGTCGCAGCGGCTGGTGCGGATTGCCGCTCAGATGCTGGCAGGCATCGACGTGCAGCGCGCGCGCGTACTGCGCACGCAATCGGTCGAGCGGGTGCAGCAGAACCTGGATCATCTGGCCACCCTCGAGCTTGGCGCTCCGGGCGCGGGCGCGCTGGGCGATGTGCAGGCCGCGTGGAGCGGGCTTTCCGCCGCACTGGCGGCGCGCGCGGTGCCGCAGGCACTGGCCGACATCGACAAGCTCGGCGACGAGCTGCTGGCCGCTGCCGAGGCGCTGACCGATGCGCTCGAAGCCTCCGGCGCGCGGCGTGCGCTGCGCATCGTCAACATCTGCGGGCGGCAGCGCATGCGCGCGCAGCGCCTGGCCAAGGACGCATTGCTTGCTTCGGCGCTTGCCGCGGGGGCTTCGCGCGAGCGCCTGTTGCCGACGATGAACGAGTTCGAGGCGGCGCTCCTGGAGCTGGAGCGTGCGCCCCTCAGTTCACCGGATATCCGCGCGGCACTGGCGGCCGCGAGAGACGAATGGCTGCGCCTTGTCGGAGGGGTGCAGGCACTCGAGAGCCCCGAGGGCCGCGCCACGCTGGTGCGGTCCAGCGAAGCGCTGGTGGATACTTTCGAGCGCCTCACCGCCTGGTACGAACACAGCCTGCAAGTCATCATGTCCTGA
- a CDS encoding MFS transporter, with product MSSFRTFLHSGHGPTLFAAFLYFSFSCCIWVLNGAMAPFIGETFDLSPAQKGLMLSVPIIAGALMRFPLGILSQYIGRKNATLVEMGMIAVAMLFGFFFVKSFNDLLAMGVLLGIAGASFGVALSLGSGWFPPQHKGLAMGLVGAGNVGTAVSVLVAPPLAQWLGWQAVYAVAAAAILVPMVVMVVFAKEPPDVDSHASFREHIACLFEKDGWVFSLIYGVTFGGFIGLITFLPSYYYDQFGVSKVQAGQLTMLAAFMGAAVRIVGGWISDRWGGVNTLTVVLLVVAVGLVLVGISSSSLALTTLLLILCFAALGAGNGALFQLVPLRWPTSTAVAGSMIGEIGALGGGLVPNAMGLSKQYLGSYVWGFVFFGVLSLIMLGVMRVMQIRWTRTWAEKGGRARTAPSPAPAKYTAPPKAARP from the coding sequence ATGTCCAGTTTCAGGACCTTCTTGCACTCAGGCCACGGCCCGACGCTGTTCGCGGCCTTTCTGTACTTCTCGTTCTCCTGCTGCATCTGGGTGCTCAACGGCGCCATGGCGCCGTTCATCGGCGAAACCTTCGATCTTTCGCCCGCGCAAAAGGGCCTGATGCTGTCGGTGCCCATCATTGCGGGCGCGCTCATGCGCTTTCCACTGGGCATCCTCTCGCAATACATCGGCCGCAAGAACGCCACGCTGGTCGAGATGGGCATGATCGCCGTGGCCATGCTGTTCGGCTTCTTCTTCGTGAAGAGCTTCAACGACCTGCTGGCCATGGGCGTGCTGCTGGGCATTGCGGGCGCCAGCTTCGGCGTGGCGCTGTCGCTGGGTTCGGGCTGGTTTCCGCCGCAGCACAAGGGCCTGGCCATGGGCCTGGTGGGTGCCGGCAACGTGGGCACGGCGGTGTCGGTGCTGGTGGCGCCGCCGCTCGCGCAATGGCTCGGCTGGCAGGCGGTGTATGCCGTGGCGGCCGCCGCCATCCTGGTGCCGATGGTGGTGATGGTGGTGTTCGCCAAGGAGCCGCCCGACGTCGACAGCCACGCGAGCTTTCGCGAGCACATTGCCTGCCTGTTCGAAAAAGACGGCTGGGTGTTCAGCCTGATCTACGGCGTGACCTTCGGCGGCTTCATCGGCCTCATCACCTTTTTGCCCTCTTACTACTACGACCAGTTCGGCGTGAGCAAGGTGCAGGCGGGGCAACTCACGATGCTGGCGGCCTTCATGGGCGCCGCGGTGCGCATCGTCGGCGGCTGGATCTCCGACCGCTGGGGCGGCGTGAACACGCTCACGGTGGTGCTGCTGGTGGTGGCTGTCGGGCTGGTGCTTGTGGGCATCTCGTCGTCTTCTCTTGCACTCACCACGCTGCTCTTGATCTTGTGCTTTGCTGCGCTGGGCGCAGGCAACGGCGCGCTGTTTCAGCTGGTGCCGCTGCGCTGGCCCACCAGCACCGCAGTGGCCGGTTCGATGATCGGCGAAATCGGCGCACTGGGCGGCGGCCTTGTGCCCAACGCCATGGGCCTGTCGAAGCAATACCTGGGCAGCTACGTGTGGGGCTTTGTTTTCTTCGGCGTGCTGTCGCTCATCATGCTGGGCGTGATGCGCGTGATGCAGATCCGCTGGACCCGCACCTGGGCCGAAAAAGGTGGCCGTGCCCGCACTGCGCCGTCACCCGCCCCGGCCAAGTACACCGCTCCACCGAAGGCGGCGCGGCCATGA
- a CDS encoding bifunctional protein-serine/threonine kinase/phosphatase, with translation MSFEVDIGYSSQRGPREVNEDFAGAVNAPPGDESRGLIAAIADGVSTGGRGLEAAQTTVMGLLADYFATPATWEPTAALDRLVAAQNAWLADHNRRRQGSATALTTLTALVLHGQSYTLAHVGDTRAWRVRADGEPAMPLTQDHAFEHPDMRSRLTRAIGLDDQVRVDYAQGDVRVGDCFVLTSDGVHGVLKPQRLAALALQGSAEQASEALVNAALDAATRDNATALVIRVVGLDSRQLDDELGDGRRLAPPPLLKVGEVLDGYVVTALVADTGVHLLYQARSAATRELVALKTLHPSRASDPQERAMLAHEAWLGQRVGSGGFVRVHERAENASALYIVFDWHGGRTLEQMRKSDSRGAVAEVVAAAIQVTKALGRLHRHGVVHRDIKPGNLHLGDDGRWRILDLGVALSGREGAAQRELHAGTPSYINPEQWEGAHADTGSDLFALGVTLYQWLGGHLPYGEIEPYQVARYRRDPAALSRLRPDVPVWLDHLVRKAVARDPKERFETAEEMLLALERGASRPVGAPPATPLIRRDPAALYKIALAVSLLFNALLVVWLLFLPR, from the coding sequence ATGAGCTTTGAAGTGGACATCGGCTACAGCAGCCAGCGCGGACCGCGCGAAGTGAACGAAGACTTTGCCGGTGCCGTCAACGCACCTCCGGGGGACGAGTCGCGCGGGCTCATTGCCGCCATTGCGGACGGCGTGTCCACCGGCGGACGCGGCCTGGAAGCGGCGCAGACCACCGTAATGGGCTTGCTGGCCGACTACTTCGCAACGCCCGCCACATGGGAGCCGACCGCCGCGCTCGACCGCCTGGTGGCGGCGCAGAACGCCTGGCTTGCCGATCACAACCGCCGGCGCCAGGGCAGCGCGACCGCGCTCACCACGCTCACGGCGCTGGTGCTGCACGGCCAGAGCTACACGCTCGCGCATGTGGGCGACACGCGCGCCTGGCGCGTGCGCGCCGACGGCGAGCCGGCCATGCCGCTGACGCAGGACCATGCCTTCGAGCATCCGGACATGCGCAGCCGCTTGACGCGCGCCATCGGCCTGGACGACCAGGTGCGCGTCGACTATGCGCAGGGCGATGTGCGCGTGGGCGACTGCTTCGTGCTCACGTCCGACGGCGTGCACGGCGTGCTCAAGCCGCAGCGCCTGGCCGCGCTGGCCTTGCAGGGGAGCGCCGAGCAGGCGAGCGAGGCGCTGGTGAACGCGGCGCTCGATGCCGCAACGCGCGACAACGCGACCGCCTTGGTCATTCGCGTCGTCGGCCTCGATTCGCGGCAGCTGGACGACGAGCTGGGAGACGGCCGCCGCTTGGCGCCGCCGCCCTTGCTGAAGGTGGGCGAGGTGCTCGACGGCTACGTGGTCACTGCCTTGGTGGCCGATACCGGCGTGCACCTGCTCTACCAGGCGCGCAGCGCTGCCACGCGTGAACTGGTGGCGCTCAAGACGCTGCATCCCTCGCGCGCCAGCGATCCGCAGGAGCGCGCGATGCTCGCGCACGAAGCCTGGCTGGGCCAGCGCGTGGGGAGCGGCGGGTTCGTGCGCGTGCACGAGCGTGCAGAAAACGCCAGCGCGCTCTACATCGTGTTCGATTGGCATGGGGGCCGAACGCTGGAGCAGATGCGCAAATCCGATAGCCGCGGTGCCGTCGCCGAAGTGGTTGCTGCGGCCATCCAGGTGACCAAGGCCCTGGGCCGGCTGCACCGCCACGGCGTGGTGCACCGAGACATCAAGCCGGGCAACCTGCACCTGGGCGACGACGGCCGATGGCGCATTCTCGACCTGGGCGTGGCGCTGTCGGGCCGCGAAGGCGCGGCCCAGCGCGAACTGCATGCGGGCACGCCGAGCTACATCAACCCCGAGCAATGGGAAGGCGCGCATGCCGACACCGGCAGCGACCTGTTCGCGCTCGGCGTTACGCTCTATCAGTGGCTCGGCGGGCACTTGCCTTATGGCGAAATCGAGCCCTACCAGGTGGCGCGCTATCGGCGCGACCCGGCCGCGCTCTCGCGCCTGCGGCCCGATGTACCCGTGTGGCTCGACCATCTCGTGCGCAAGGCTGTTGCGCGCGATCCGAAGGAGCGCTTCGAAACCGCCGAGGAAATGCTGCTCGCCCTGGAGCGGGGCGCGTCCCGCCCGGTGGGTGCGCCGCCCGCCACGCCGCTGATCCGCCGCGACCCGGCCGCGCTCTACAAGATCGCGCTCGCCGTGTCGCTGCTGTTCAACGCACTGCTCGTGGTGTGGCTGCTGTTCTTGCCACGTTGA
- a CDS encoding type IV pili methyl-accepting chemotaxis transducer N-terminal domain-containing protein, protein MKRRLFIASSALAAVGARAQVADLNDAINKAGRQRMLSQRASKAYLALAQKVETRNAQQVLDKSIALFERQLTELKAFAPSPAIRGTYDALDGAWGEFKRELTAPAFDKDGATRIVKLDAAVLTLANQGTTQYETASGKPVGRLVNIAGRQRMLSQRMAKFYLAGAMQIDTAGSTAEITKARGEFLAALETLRNAPEATAQIRQELVLADAQWMFFNRGLQRLEGAATSPALMSDVFVASENLLAIMDRVTGLYSDLKT, encoded by the coding sequence TTGAAAAGACGACTCTTCATCGCTTCTTCCGCGCTTGCCGCGGTGGGTGCCCGCGCGCAGGTGGCCGACCTCAACGACGCCATCAACAAGGCGGGCCGCCAGCGCATGCTCTCGCAGCGTGCGAGCAAGGCGTATCTCGCGCTGGCGCAAAAGGTAGAAACGCGCAATGCGCAGCAAGTGCTCGACAAATCGATTGCACTGTTCGAAAGGCAACTGACCGAGCTCAAGGCCTTTGCACCGAGCCCGGCCATCCGCGGCACCTACGACGCACTCGACGGCGCCTGGGGCGAATTCAAGCGCGAACTCACCGCCCCTGCATTCGACAAGGACGGCGCCACCAGGATCGTCAAGCTCGATGCCGCCGTGCTCACGCTTGCGAACCAGGGCACCACACAGTACGAAACCGCCTCGGGCAAGCCGGTGGGCCGGCTGGTGAACATCGCCGGCCGGCAGCGCATGCTGTCCCAGCGCATGGCCAAGTTCTACCTGGCCGGCGCAATGCAGATCGACACGGCTGGCAGCACGGCCGAAATCACAAAGGCGCGCGGCGAATTCCTTGCCGCGCTCGAAACCCTGCGCAACGCGCCGGAAGCTACGGCGCAAATCCGCCAGGAACTGGTTCTGGCCGATGCGCAGTGGATGTTCTTCAACCGCGGCCTCCAGCGCCTCGAAGGCGCCGCCACCTCACCCGCCCTGATGTCCGACGTGTTCGTGGCCAGCGAGAACCTGCTGGCCATCATGGACCGCGTGACCGGCCTGTATTCAGACCTCAAAACCTAG
- the nirD gene encoding nitrite reductase small subunit NirD, whose protein sequence is MSEWKAICRIDDIPVLGARRVARPVGVAVAVFRNSEDQVFALLDRCPHKGGPLSQGIVFGTSVACPLHNWAIGLDDGCAKSPDEGCTPKFAVKLAEGVVHLDAEELKTHAIDLAPPRAGPGAATAGKLGDETFDVQAPHGS, encoded by the coding sequence ATGAGCGAATGGAAAGCCATCTGCCGCATCGACGACATCCCCGTGCTGGGCGCCCGCCGCGTGGCGCGCCCCGTGGGTGTGGCCGTCGCCGTGTTCCGCAATTCAGAAGACCAGGTGTTTGCGCTGCTCGACCGCTGCCCGCACAAAGGCGGCCCATTGAGCCAGGGCATCGTGTTCGGTACCAGCGTGGCCTGCCCGCTGCACAACTGGGCCATCGGGCTGGACGACGGCTGCGCCAAGTCGCCTGACGAAGGATGCACGCCGAAGTTCGCGGTGAAGCTCGCCGAGGGCGTGGTGCACCTGGATGCGGAAGAACTCAAGACACATGCCATCGACCTGGCGCCTCCCCGCGCCGGCCCCGGCGCCGCAACGGCCGGCAAGCTGGGCGACGAGACCTTCGACGTGCAGGCGCCGCACGGCAGCTGA